Proteins co-encoded in one Anabas testudineus chromosome 8, fAnaTes1.2, whole genome shotgun sequence genomic window:
- the LOC113154197 gene encoding serine/threonine-protein kinase WNK4-like isoform X3 has translation MLPWITDDLPKKQPEEDQKEEEEGEEKKDEEESTVHTPLPPVTMTTTNDEVTENPPTNQYIGWDSGEEAAAVLSDSNKEALLWQQKEVEEREEVETKAVASSPDGRFLKFNIEIGRGSFKSVYKGLDTETTVEVAWCELQTHRLNKMERQRFSEEVEMLKTLQHPNIVRFFDSWKSMLKGHKCTILVTELMTSGTLKMYLSRFRQMKLKLLQRWSFQILKGLQFLHSRCPPILHRDLKCDNIFITGPTASVKIGDLGLATLKKASFVKSVIGTPEFMAPEMYEEKYDEAVDVYAFGMCILEMATSEYPYSECQNAAQIYRKVTNGIKPDSFFKVQVSELKEIIEGCIRTNSSERFTVQDLLDHRFFQEQLGVHVELAEEDDGSKAALKLWLRMDDNKKLHGKYKDNNAIEFLFELYKDVPEEVAQEMVVLGFVCKADYNVVAKAIRHRVTAIKRQREKQRRLLEETQNHQKDAVVEEELNSTPQVPESSNQKPPAAMTLSAAGQVANQGSDAISVPAPTSRQALPKIPVTSLISSLMDSGIISSTAEGDKTMRHTSNSSDSEVDSSFSSSLQNVEATPQLAINPTSISQPGSTPTPSAQETLHHQAPPPLMTKAPPLPVLKFPKSIAVSYNAERLPLGSFCGFTSPVDSYSDVTSGLSDGNDGQSDKGNQDVAKPAATKQFRRRARARLRIIGMSDQVDRVVECQLQTHNNKMVTFKFDLDGDNPEDIASVMLHRDFILPSEREEFILRMYDIIERAEAVMRQSQTDADRLPHLLPESTPNLSAQGFSRTLSSSSLPDIADADLSPLKDVDFYVDPEAVPPVRSLRSQSLHTSSASSHQHHLYPYPYPLPHPAPAPSQLSLPTQYHLPPPDHPLYAAPFPGQSSTPGLHQVHSNPSLLTPPTPSTSAPHPAPPLWPPPDQSLLSLANVLSLAMSVAQSFQIGNPNQGFLPQPLSPSFSTPISSPMSQTLGATLPPTNHNSFSVPFTPQKPYNPPTPHMGSVPESQQGAPTNQTAETFQGQSPVQMKLGVTPPPHGSHVSAPSLISAPGLISAPGLTRAQSLTSAPGVTRAPSLTSAPSPRELSDSSAPLSPPAPTPHNRVSSSAALLPPRQSPIQEVKKTSAFSVGRFQVTPSKDVAVVAHQDTRHLSSATPTAHSPPPLRKDQSESSDSNTEKSESESSIRTVTTSTPGGYPDNTGAREERRGEEDKRRGESRLVSGSSSDESSGSPVMSNSFSQSLSHCAPYLSSDESESENEEMWEELQKLRQRHLTEVQKLQANQKQEIEELYMRKGKVPPPGIVSAAAMLNHRPRRFSKTGNYPAPRKNSLQRQDVAPPAGIMRKSSVSCNSSGAGKGVTFVPGHSCM, from the exons atgcTGCCCTGGATCACTGACGACCTCCCTAAGAAGCAACCTGAAGAAgaccaaaaagaagaagaagaaggggaagaGAAGAAGGATGAAGAAGAGTCTACTGTTCATACTCCTCTTCCTCCCgtcaccatgacaacaacaaatgacGAGGTGACGGAGAACCCGCCAACCAATCAGTACATCGGTTGGGACTCGGGAGAGGAGGCGGCGGCCGTCCTGTCCGACTCCAACAAGGAGGCGTTACTATGGCAACAGAAGGAAGTGGAGGAGCGCGAAGAGGTGGAGACGAAGGCCGTGGCGTCGTCCCCCGACGGACGGTTCCTCAAGTTCAACATCGAGATCGGACGTGGATCCTTCAAGAGCGTTTACAAAGGACTGGACACCGAGACCACGGTGGAGGTGGCCTGGTGTGAACTACAG ACCCATCGACTGAATAAGATGGAGCGTCAGAGGTTCAGCGAGGAGGTGGAGATGCTGAAAACTCTGCAGCATCCGAACATCGTCCGATTCTTTGACTCCTGGAAGTCGATGCTAAAGGGACACAAATGCACCATCTTGGTGACAGAGCTCATGACGTCCGGGACCCTGAAAAT GTACCTGAGCAGGTTCCGTCAGATGAAGCTCAAGCTGCTGCAGCGTTGGAGTTTCCAGATCCTGAAGGGACTGCAGTTCCTGCACTCACGCTGTCCACCCATCCTCCACCGAGACCTCAAATGTGACAACATCTTCATCACTGGACCCACCGCCTCAGTCAAGATTGGAGACCTGGGCCTTGCTACTCTCAAGAAGGCTTCGTTCGTCAAAAGCGTCATCG GGACCCCAGAGTTCATGGCACCAGAGATGTATGAAGAGAAGTATGACGAGGCCGTGGATGTTTATGCCTTCGGTATGTGCATCCTGGAGATGGCAACATCCGAGTATCCCTACTCTGAGTGTCAGAATGCCGCCCAGATCTACCGCAAGGTCACCAAT GGAATCAAACCAGACAGTTTTTTCAAAGTACAAGTCTCAGAGCTGAAGGAGATCATTGAAGGCTGCATTCGAACCAACAGCAGTGAGAG GTTCACAGTCCAGGACCTGCTAGATCACCGGTTCTTTCAGGAGCAGCTGGGCGTCCACGTGGAGCTGGCCGAGGAGGACGACGGCTCGAAGGCGGCACTGAAGCTGTGGCTCCGTATGGACGACAACAAGAAACTTCATGGcaaatacaaagacaacaacGCCATCGAGTTCCTGTTTGAGTTGTACAAAGATGTTCCTGAGGAGGTGGCTCAGGAGATG gtgGTGTTGGGTTTTGTGTGTAAGGCCGACTATAACGTGGTTGCCAAAGCGATCAGACACAGAGTGACAGCGATAAAGCGTCAGCGGGAGAAACAGCGGCGCCTGCTGGAGGAAACCCAGAACCATCAGAAGGATGCTGTTGTTGAGGAGGAACTTAACTCCACTCCCCAGGTACCTGAGTCATCAAATCAGAAACCTCCAGCTGCAATGACCTTATCTGCTGCTGGACAAGTGGCCAATCAG GGCTCAGATGCTATTTCAGTTCCTGCTCCCACCTCGAGACAAGCCCTGCCTAAAATACCTGTGACATCATTGATCAGCAGCCTCATGGATTCTGGGATCATCTCCAGCacagcagagggagacaaaaCGATGAGACACACTTCCAACTCCT CGGACTCTGAGGTTGACAGCTCCTTCAGCTCTTCCTTGCAGAATGTTGAAGCCACACCCCAGTTGGCCATTAACCCCACCTCCATCTCTCAACCTGGTTCCACCCCCACTCCATCGGCCCAAGAAACCCTTCACCATCaggctcctcctcctctgatgaCCAAGGCCCCACCCCTTCCTGTGCTGAAGTTCCCTAAG AGCATTGCTGTGTCCTACAATGCAGAGCGGCTGCCACTTGGGTCATTCTGTGGCTTCACCTCACCTGTGGACAG CTATTCTGATGTGACCTCAGGTTTGAGTGATGGGAACGATGGCCAATCAGATAAGGGCAACCAGGATGTAGCTAAACCAGCAGCTACGAAGCAGTTCAGGAGGAGAGCGAGGGCTCGTCTGAGAATCATAGGG ATGTCAGACCAGGTTGACAGGGTGGTCGAGTGTCAGCTGCAGACTCACAACAACAAGATGGTGACATTCAAGTTCGACCTGGACGGAGACAATCCAGAGGACATCGCCTCTGTGATG ctgcacagagactTCATCCTGCCGTCAGAGCGGGAAGAATTCATCCTCCGCATGTATGACATCATCGAGAGAGCAGAGGCAGTGATGCGTCAGTCGCAGACCGACGCCGACAGGCTGCCTCACCTGCTTCCtgaatctaca CCCAACCTGTCAGCGCAGGGATTCTCCAGAACTCTGTCCTCATCATCTCTACCAG ACATCGCTGATGCGGACCTCTCCCCCTTAAAGGATGTAGACTTCTATGTCGACCCTGAGGCCGTGCCTCCTGTCAGATCGCTGAGGTCACAGTCCCTTCACACCTCATCAG CTTCGTCCCATCAGCACCACCTCTACCCCTACCCTTACCCTCTACCACACCCTGCTCCTGCCCCTTCCCAACTCTCCCTTCCTACTCAGTATCACCTACCACCCCCAGACCACCCACTTTACGCCGCCCCCTTTCCTGGCCAGAGCTCCACTCCCGGTCTCCATCAGGTCCACAGTAACCCCTCCCTTCTAACGCCACCCACCCCCTCTACCTCAGCTCCTCACCCTGCCCCACCTCTCTGGCCACCCCCTGACCAGTCTCTCCTCTCCCTGGCGAACGTGCTATCTTTGGCCATGAGTGTGGCCCAGTCCTTCCAAATTGGGAACCCCAACCAGGGCTTTCTCCCCCAGCCCCTGTCTCCTTCATTTTCCACTCCTATTTCTTCCCCTATGTCTCAAACCTTGGGTGCTACATTACCTCCTACAAACCACAACTCCTTCTCTGTTCCCTTCACCCCCCAAAAACCCTACAACCCTCCCACCCCTCACATGGGATCTGTACCTGAAAGCCAGCAGGGGGCACCCACCAACCAGactgcagaaacatttcag GGCCAAAGTCCAGTGCAGATGAAGCTCGGTGTAACCCCGCCCCCTCACG GATCACATGTCTCTGCTCCCAGTCTGATCAGTGCTCCAGGTCTGATCAGTGCTCCAGGTCTCACCAGGGCTCAAAGTCTGACCAGTGCTCCAGGTGTCACCAGGGCTCCCAGTCTGACCAGTGCTCCCAGTCCCAGAGAACTGTCCGACTCCTCAGCCCCCTTGTCACCTCCTGCACCGACTCCTCACAACAGA GTGTCCTCCTCAGCTGCCTTGCTGCCACCCAGACAGTCTCCTATTCAGGAGG TAAAAAAGACGTCCGCCTTCAGTGTTGGTCGTTTCCAGGTCACGCCATCTAAggatgttgctgttgttgctcaCCAGGACACCCGCCATCTCAGCAGTGCCACCCCCACTGCCCATTCTCCACCCCCATTAAGGAAGGACCAATCAGAAAGCTCAGATAGCAACACAGAAAAGAGCGAATCAGAGAGCAGCATCAGAACAGTGACTACCTCCACACCTGGTGGTTACCCTGACAACACAGGAGCacgggaggagaggaggggggaggaggacaAGAGAAGAGGGGAGAGTCGGCTGGTGAGCGGCAGTTCGTCAGACGAGTCATCTGGCAGCCCAGTGATGAGCAACAGCTTCAGCCAATCACTGAGCCACTGTGCACCTTACCTCAGCTCTGACGAATCAGAGAGCGAGAATGAGGAGATGTGGGAGGAGCTACAGAAACTTCGTCAAAG ACACCTGACAGAGGTGCAGAAACTCCAGGCCAATCAGAAGCAAGAGATTGAGGAGCTATACATGAGGAAGGGAAAAGTTCCGCCGCCAGGTATCGTGTCTGCAGCCGCCATGTTGAACCACCGACCGCGCCGCTTCTCCAAGACAGGAAACTATCCTGCTCCTCGCAAAAACAGCCTGCAGAGACAGGATGTGGCGCCCCCTGCAG GAATCATGAGGAAGAGCTCGGTCAGCTGTAACAGCAGTGGAGCAGGGAAAGGAGTGACCTTCGTCCCCGGACACAGCTGCATG TGA
- the LOC113154197 gene encoding serine/threonine-protein kinase WNK4-like isoform X4, with translation MLPWITDDLPKKQPEEDQKEEEEGEEKKDEEESTVHTPLPPVTMTTTNDEVTENPPTNQYIGWDSGEEAAAVLSDSNKEALLWQQKEVEEREEVETKAVASSPDGRFLKFNIEIGRGSFKSVYKGLDTETTVEVAWCELQTHRLNKMERQRFSEEVEMLKTLQHPNIVRFFDSWKSMLKGHKCTILVTELMTSGTLKMYLSRFRQMKLKLLQRWSFQILKGLQFLHSRCPPILHRDLKCDNIFITGPTASVKIGDLGLATLKKASFVKSVIGTPEFMAPEMYEEKYDEAVDVYAFGMCILEMATSEYPYSECQNAAQIYRKVTNGIKPDSFFKVQVSELKEIIEGCIRTNSSERFTVQDLLDHRFFQEQLGVHVELAEEDDGSKAALKLWLRMDDNKKLHGKYKDNNAIEFLFELYKDVPEEVAQEMVVLGFVCKADYNVVAKAIRHRVTAIKRQREKQRRLLEETQNHQKDAVVEEELNSTPQVPESSNQKPPAAMTLSAAGQVANQGSDAISVPAPTSRQALPKIPVTSLISSLMDSGIISSTAEGDKTMRHTSNSSDSEVDSSFSSSLQNVEATPQLAINPTSISQPGSTPTPSAQETLHHQAPPPLMTKAPPLPVLKFPKSIAVSYNAERLPLGSFCGFTSPVDSYSDVTSGLSDGNDGQSDKGNQDVAKPAATKQFRRRARARLRIIGMSDQVDRVVECQLQTHNNKMVTFKFDLDGDNPEDIASVMLHRDFILPSEREEFILRMYDIIERAEAVMRQSQTDADRLPHLLPESTPNLSAQGFSRTLSSSSLPDIADADLSPLKDVDFYVDPEAVPPVRSLRSQSLHTSSASSHQHHLYPYPYPLPHPAPAPSQLSLPTQYHLPPPDHPLYAAPFPGQSSTPGLHQVHSNPSLLTPPTPSTSAPHPAPPLWPPPDQSLLSLANVLSLAMSVAQSFQIGNPNQGFLPQPLSPSFSTPISSPMSQTLGATLPPTNHNSFSVPFTPQKPYNPPTPHMGSVPESQQGAPTNQTAETFQGQSPVQMKLGVTPPPHGSHVSAPSLISAPGLISAPGLTRAQSLTSAPGVTRAPSLTSAPSPRELSDSSAPLSPPAPTPHNRVSSSAALLPPRQSPIQEVKKTSAFSVGRFQVTPSKDVAVVAHQDTRHLSSATPTAHSPPPLRKDQSESSDSNTEKSESESSIRTVTTSTPGGYPDNTGAREERRGEEDKRRGESRLVSGSSSDESSGSPVMSNSFSQSLSHCAPYLSSDESESENEEMWEELQKLRQRHLTEVQKLQANQKQEIEELYMRKGKVPPPGIVSAAAMLNHRPRRFSKTGNYPAPRKNSLQRQDVAPPAGGRTQCSLQTTTAGQLHLVI, from the exons atgcTGCCCTGGATCACTGACGACCTCCCTAAGAAGCAACCTGAAGAAgaccaaaaagaagaagaagaaggggaagaGAAGAAGGATGAAGAAGAGTCTACTGTTCATACTCCTCTTCCTCCCgtcaccatgacaacaacaaatgacGAGGTGACGGAGAACCCGCCAACCAATCAGTACATCGGTTGGGACTCGGGAGAGGAGGCGGCGGCCGTCCTGTCCGACTCCAACAAGGAGGCGTTACTATGGCAACAGAAGGAAGTGGAGGAGCGCGAAGAGGTGGAGACGAAGGCCGTGGCGTCGTCCCCCGACGGACGGTTCCTCAAGTTCAACATCGAGATCGGACGTGGATCCTTCAAGAGCGTTTACAAAGGACTGGACACCGAGACCACGGTGGAGGTGGCCTGGTGTGAACTACAG ACCCATCGACTGAATAAGATGGAGCGTCAGAGGTTCAGCGAGGAGGTGGAGATGCTGAAAACTCTGCAGCATCCGAACATCGTCCGATTCTTTGACTCCTGGAAGTCGATGCTAAAGGGACACAAATGCACCATCTTGGTGACAGAGCTCATGACGTCCGGGACCCTGAAAAT GTACCTGAGCAGGTTCCGTCAGATGAAGCTCAAGCTGCTGCAGCGTTGGAGTTTCCAGATCCTGAAGGGACTGCAGTTCCTGCACTCACGCTGTCCACCCATCCTCCACCGAGACCTCAAATGTGACAACATCTTCATCACTGGACCCACCGCCTCAGTCAAGATTGGAGACCTGGGCCTTGCTACTCTCAAGAAGGCTTCGTTCGTCAAAAGCGTCATCG GGACCCCAGAGTTCATGGCACCAGAGATGTATGAAGAGAAGTATGACGAGGCCGTGGATGTTTATGCCTTCGGTATGTGCATCCTGGAGATGGCAACATCCGAGTATCCCTACTCTGAGTGTCAGAATGCCGCCCAGATCTACCGCAAGGTCACCAAT GGAATCAAACCAGACAGTTTTTTCAAAGTACAAGTCTCAGAGCTGAAGGAGATCATTGAAGGCTGCATTCGAACCAACAGCAGTGAGAG GTTCACAGTCCAGGACCTGCTAGATCACCGGTTCTTTCAGGAGCAGCTGGGCGTCCACGTGGAGCTGGCCGAGGAGGACGACGGCTCGAAGGCGGCACTGAAGCTGTGGCTCCGTATGGACGACAACAAGAAACTTCATGGcaaatacaaagacaacaacGCCATCGAGTTCCTGTTTGAGTTGTACAAAGATGTTCCTGAGGAGGTGGCTCAGGAGATG gtgGTGTTGGGTTTTGTGTGTAAGGCCGACTATAACGTGGTTGCCAAAGCGATCAGACACAGAGTGACAGCGATAAAGCGTCAGCGGGAGAAACAGCGGCGCCTGCTGGAGGAAACCCAGAACCATCAGAAGGATGCTGTTGTTGAGGAGGAACTTAACTCCACTCCCCAGGTACCTGAGTCATCAAATCAGAAACCTCCAGCTGCAATGACCTTATCTGCTGCTGGACAAGTGGCCAATCAG GGCTCAGATGCTATTTCAGTTCCTGCTCCCACCTCGAGACAAGCCCTGCCTAAAATACCTGTGACATCATTGATCAGCAGCCTCATGGATTCTGGGATCATCTCCAGCacagcagagggagacaaaaCGATGAGACACACTTCCAACTCCT CGGACTCTGAGGTTGACAGCTCCTTCAGCTCTTCCTTGCAGAATGTTGAAGCCACACCCCAGTTGGCCATTAACCCCACCTCCATCTCTCAACCTGGTTCCACCCCCACTCCATCGGCCCAAGAAACCCTTCACCATCaggctcctcctcctctgatgaCCAAGGCCCCACCCCTTCCTGTGCTGAAGTTCCCTAAG AGCATTGCTGTGTCCTACAATGCAGAGCGGCTGCCACTTGGGTCATTCTGTGGCTTCACCTCACCTGTGGACAG CTATTCTGATGTGACCTCAGGTTTGAGTGATGGGAACGATGGCCAATCAGATAAGGGCAACCAGGATGTAGCTAAACCAGCAGCTACGAAGCAGTTCAGGAGGAGAGCGAGGGCTCGTCTGAGAATCATAGGG ATGTCAGACCAGGTTGACAGGGTGGTCGAGTGTCAGCTGCAGACTCACAACAACAAGATGGTGACATTCAAGTTCGACCTGGACGGAGACAATCCAGAGGACATCGCCTCTGTGATG ctgcacagagactTCATCCTGCCGTCAGAGCGGGAAGAATTCATCCTCCGCATGTATGACATCATCGAGAGAGCAGAGGCAGTGATGCGTCAGTCGCAGACCGACGCCGACAGGCTGCCTCACCTGCTTCCtgaatctaca CCCAACCTGTCAGCGCAGGGATTCTCCAGAACTCTGTCCTCATCATCTCTACCAG ACATCGCTGATGCGGACCTCTCCCCCTTAAAGGATGTAGACTTCTATGTCGACCCTGAGGCCGTGCCTCCTGTCAGATCGCTGAGGTCACAGTCCCTTCACACCTCATCAG CTTCGTCCCATCAGCACCACCTCTACCCCTACCCTTACCCTCTACCACACCCTGCTCCTGCCCCTTCCCAACTCTCCCTTCCTACTCAGTATCACCTACCACCCCCAGACCACCCACTTTACGCCGCCCCCTTTCCTGGCCAGAGCTCCACTCCCGGTCTCCATCAGGTCCACAGTAACCCCTCCCTTCTAACGCCACCCACCCCCTCTACCTCAGCTCCTCACCCTGCCCCACCTCTCTGGCCACCCCCTGACCAGTCTCTCCTCTCCCTGGCGAACGTGCTATCTTTGGCCATGAGTGTGGCCCAGTCCTTCCAAATTGGGAACCCCAACCAGGGCTTTCTCCCCCAGCCCCTGTCTCCTTCATTTTCCACTCCTATTTCTTCCCCTATGTCTCAAACCTTGGGTGCTACATTACCTCCTACAAACCACAACTCCTTCTCTGTTCCCTTCACCCCCCAAAAACCCTACAACCCTCCCACCCCTCACATGGGATCTGTACCTGAAAGCCAGCAGGGGGCACCCACCAACCAGactgcagaaacatttcag GGCCAAAGTCCAGTGCAGATGAAGCTCGGTGTAACCCCGCCCCCTCACG GATCACATGTCTCTGCTCCCAGTCTGATCAGTGCTCCAGGTCTGATCAGTGCTCCAGGTCTCACCAGGGCTCAAAGTCTGACCAGTGCTCCAGGTGTCACCAGGGCTCCCAGTCTGACCAGTGCTCCCAGTCCCAGAGAACTGTCCGACTCCTCAGCCCCCTTGTCACCTCCTGCACCGACTCCTCACAACAGA GTGTCCTCCTCAGCTGCCTTGCTGCCACCCAGACAGTCTCCTATTCAGGAGG TAAAAAAGACGTCCGCCTTCAGTGTTGGTCGTTTCCAGGTCACGCCATCTAAggatgttgctgttgttgctcaCCAGGACACCCGCCATCTCAGCAGTGCCACCCCCACTGCCCATTCTCCACCCCCATTAAGGAAGGACCAATCAGAAAGCTCAGATAGCAACACAGAAAAGAGCGAATCAGAGAGCAGCATCAGAACAGTGACTACCTCCACACCTGGTGGTTACCCTGACAACACAGGAGCacgggaggagaggaggggggaggaggacaAGAGAAGAGGGGAGAGTCGGCTGGTGAGCGGCAGTTCGTCAGACGAGTCATCTGGCAGCCCAGTGATGAGCAACAGCTTCAGCCAATCACTGAGCCACTGTGCACCTTACCTCAGCTCTGACGAATCAGAGAGCGAGAATGAGGAGATGTGGGAGGAGCTACAGAAACTTCGTCAAAG ACACCTGACAGAGGTGCAGAAACTCCAGGCCAATCAGAAGCAAGAGATTGAGGAGCTATACATGAGGAAGGGAAAAGTTCCGCCGCCAGGTATCGTGTCTGCAGCCGCCATGTTGAACCACCGACCGCGCCGCTTCTCCAAGACAGGAAACTATCCTGCTCCTCGCAAAAACAGCCTGCAGAGACAGGATGTGGCGCCCCCTGCAGGTGGGAGGACACAGTGTAGTCTCCAAACCACAACAGCTGGacagttacatttagtcatttag